A portion of the Actomonas aquatica genome contains these proteins:
- a CDS encoding beta strand repeat-containing protein translates to MNIRSYLAVVLSCLAAISVQAETFDFESNTTPATGGSGATVQQTVSGVTVTLSDSDTSPNLWTLTDAGDAGGTNSFTAIMNGAQASYTVTFDTAVDLTSLVMVEVFGGQPSGNYTFHQTAGSGSNADVVVSTDSLSPAGTVGRYGTITLNWTGVSAFTVSHSSAPIALAFDTIIWTPAQNQASLSPGDIVFVRFNTDTPDGFSFVPMVDIPAGQSFYLTDQGWLGSAWQSNSEPHFRYTAPGGGLSAGTVVHVDETATDGVLSITGGGGTMTQLNGSNFSLLAGDSILAYTSSTGVAPTSPNFVGGVHGDYNWAAGKYDPITTWNAVNNTATSDSALPTGLVNGATAISLFPNPAHRADDDPEYDSAYTTNLVSTLGYYGEKNNARYKLGSLTSGTRTELLYSLNNPANWDSNDGSAYGTGATITSLTITDDPSPAVLPLGSPRTSLYAGDLTLESYEVPAGTNRVLLVSAGNSGSTDITGVSFGGSAMTQVTERDDGTAVDSIWVLALGDSASSTTGDITVTHAGSGDIQFIHAEAFSGADQSTPTSGAQTNQATTGTTSSLTVSSNPGDLVFEIFDVYRSGGAATLTPSTARPLTSYSRLPLGSGYGTYTTAIKRGASSVPLAWTHNGGALLHLAVNIQQASGNAAPTDIALSATTVNQSAGTNATVGTLSTTDADSGDSHTYTLVAGTGDTDNASFNISGTTLRANDAGALSPGAYSVRIQTSDGTDTFAKAFTLSVAVSLSSSPTLSFTRNGTDISGDDIASDGEGGSNPISDIDIQIFLISDTNGTLDTPLSWHDNTFLGSTDASFTGLTNDTNAGSKGFAIKSADGSEFRLTSFDYYNWGDTESTTISVIGYRDGTQVAATSFEGYDPSYSPQTVTLDSTFSNVDEVRLFISAGGYIGDQSASHHSINDLVLGSPVANTAPTDIALNSTTVNQSGGTNATVGTLSTTDSDSGDSHIYTLVAGTGDTDNASFNISGTSLRANNAAALSAGAYSVRINTNDGTDNYAEAFSITVVDDVAPAAPSTPDLAAGSDNGTSNTDNITTGTQPTFNGTAEAGATVTLYDTDGTTVIGTGTATGGNWSIQTSVLSEGDHTVTAKATDAANNTSSASTGLTITLDNTGPVITSSITPTLNYGTASTYTLTASGGPVSFVAPTGLPAGLSLNPTTGAVTGTPTAVATATGYPVLVSDTAGNTTGGFLSITIAPKPVTLIGMGIASKVYDGNTATTYNSTPLLDGALLSDTVDFDESGATFTFASADVGTDIPVTVAGFTLTGADAANYSLTQPSGFTANITAKALTITGVTATGKIYDGTTDATLDTSSAALVGVVSSEDVNLYPNAATGTFASANVGNGIAVTAANFQLAGTAIGNYTLTQPTGLTANITAAPITIADASANPKAYDGTADATLDLSAVTLTGKIGSDDLSLNTASLTASFPSADIGDDLAVTVSGLALDGTAAGNYSLSQPTGLTASITPAPLSITGITVDSKTYDATTDATLTGTAALSGIVGSEDVTLDATAATASFTTKTVGSAKATAVSGYTLTGTDAGNYTLTQPSGLTADITAAGLTVTGALAENKVYDTTTDATLDLTGASLVGIIGSDSVGLETSGLAASFGDKTVDTAKAVTVTGLALSSTDAGNYTLTQPTGLTADINPATLTVTGVTAGHKTYDGSAIAALSTGSAALQGILSSDTVDLDTSAAAGAFVDPNVGAGITVNVSGLALSNTDADNYTLTQPTTAADITPAPLTVTGVTAVDKTYDGSTDATLGGSAVLVGIIGSDTVNPVTTGAAGTFANANVGTGKTVTVTGITLSGSQAGNYAVVQPTTTADITAAPLTVTGVTATTKTYDGSTDATLDTGSAALDGAVSGDDVGLDTSAATGAFADANIGTAKSVTVSGITLTGTTATNYALTQPTPTADITAAELTVTGVTAANKVYDGNNTATLDTDSAALVGVVGSEDVTLDKTAAAGAFADANVATGKDVTVSGLALAGTATGNYTLTQPATTADITAAELGLTGLVAEDKVYDATTAATIDYSALGYTGIVGSDDVSLDQVSVTATFADKAVGTAKAVTLSGSTLTGAAAGNYSLTVPTGLIADITAAELTLPGLAITTKAYDGSTAATLDSSGGTLTGIQGSDTVTADYTGVTVSYDTADVGTGKPITLSGLALSGTDATNYTLTDPVLTGDITAVLVTVSADAISRVYGDENPALTFSYAGFVNGEDEAVVTGTPVLTTDATRTSAIGDYTVSVDVAGLSATNYAFAGQNAAFTITPGYHFGDTDRDYHISLSELLRMVELYNTREGTRRTGEYRSNDETVDRYEPGPGTRILPHTADSNDDGQLSLLELTRIIELYNSRVGSTRTGEYHYNPNTEDGFAPGPAMVP, encoded by the coding sequence ATGAACATTCGCTCATACCTCGCCGTCGTATTATCGTGCCTTGCTGCAATTTCAGTGCAGGCGGAAACCTTCGATTTCGAATCCAATACCACGCCAGCAACCGGAGGGTCGGGCGCCACCGTTCAACAAACCGTCAGTGGTGTCACGGTCACGCTCTCCGACAGCGATACGAGTCCCAACCTGTGGACCCTCACTGACGCTGGCGATGCCGGCGGCACCAACAGCTTCACCGCCATCATGAATGGCGCGCAGGCTAGCTACACCGTTACTTTCGACACTGCGGTCGACCTGACCTCGCTGGTTATGGTTGAGGTATTCGGCGGGCAGCCTTCCGGGAACTACACCTTTCATCAGACCGCAGGTTCGGGATCCAACGCGGACGTCGTTGTGTCCACCGACAGCCTGTCACCGGCGGGGACGGTTGGCCGATACGGAACCATTACTCTGAATTGGACCGGTGTCTCTGCGTTCACGGTCAGTCATAGCTCGGCCCCGATTGCCTTGGCCTTCGATACGATCATTTGGACGCCAGCCCAGAACCAAGCCTCACTCAGTCCTGGCGACATTGTTTTTGTCCGGTTTAACACCGACACACCAGACGGGTTTTCCTTTGTCCCAATGGTCGATATCCCGGCGGGTCAGTCATTTTACCTTACCGATCAGGGTTGGTTGGGGTCAGCTTGGCAGTCCAATTCCGAACCGCACTTCCGTTACACCGCGCCAGGCGGCGGCCTTTCCGCTGGCACCGTTGTCCACGTGGACGAAACCGCCACGGATGGCGTGCTGAGCATCACCGGCGGTGGCGGCACAATGACTCAGCTAAATGGCTCTAATTTCTCACTTTTAGCAGGCGATTCCATCCTCGCCTACACCAGTTCGACCGGCGTCGCCCCGACTTCTCCCAACTTTGTGGGTGGCGTCCACGGCGACTACAATTGGGCAGCCGGAAAATACGACCCGATCACCACCTGGAACGCCGTCAACAACACCGCCACCTCGGATTCCGCGCTTCCCACCGGTTTGGTTAACGGTGCGACTGCCATATCCCTATTCCCCAATCCAGCGCACCGCGCGGACGACGACCCCGAATATGATTCGGCCTACACCACCAACCTAGTTTCTACTCTGGGCTACTACGGCGAAAAGAACAATGCCCGCTACAAACTGGGGTCACTGACGAGCGGCACCCGCACCGAGTTACTCTACTCGCTCAACAACCCTGCCAACTGGGACAGCAATGACGGGTCCGCCTACGGCACCGGCGCCACCATCACCTCTCTCACCATCACCGACGATCCCTCGCCGGCCGTGCTCCCGCTCGGCAGCCCGCGCACGTCTCTTTATGCCGGCGACTTGACACTGGAGAGCTACGAAGTGCCTGCGGGCACCAACCGCGTTTTGCTGGTCTCTGCCGGTAATTCTGGATCAACCGACATCACGGGTGTTTCGTTTGGCGGCTCTGCCATGACCCAGGTCACCGAACGTGATGACGGCACCGCAGTGGATTCGATTTGGGTTCTCGCGCTGGGCGATTCCGCCTCCTCGACCACGGGCGATATCACTGTAACTCACGCCGGGAGCGGCGACATCCAGTTTATTCACGCCGAAGCATTTTCCGGCGCTGATCAATCAACGCCAACCTCCGGCGCGCAAACGAATCAGGCCACCACTGGCACCACCTCTTCTCTCACCGTTTCCAGCAACCCCGGCGATCTCGTCTTCGAGATCTTTGATGTCTACCGATCTGGCGGCGCGGCAACGCTCACGCCCTCCACTGCTCGGCCTCTCACCAGCTACAGCCGCCTGCCGCTCGGCAGTGGTTACGGCACCTACACCACCGCCATCAAACGCGGTGCCAGTTCAGTCCCCCTCGCTTGGACTCATAACGGCGGTGCCCTCCTCCACCTGGCGGTCAACATCCAACAAGCCTCCGGCAATGCCGCCCCGACGGACATCGCGCTAAGCGCCACGACGGTCAACCAATCCGCCGGCACCAACGCCACCGTCGGCACCCTCTCCACGACTGACGCTGACAGCGGTGACAGCCACACCTACACGCTGGTCGCCGGCACGGGCGATACGGACAACGCGTCCTTCAACATCAGTGGCACAACCTTGCGCGCCAACGACGCCGGGGCCCTCTCCCCCGGCGCCTACTCCGTCCGTATCCAAACCAGTGACGGCACCGACACCTTTGCAAAGGCGTTTACGCTTTCCGTCGCAGTGTCGCTCAGCTCTTCCCCAACGCTTAGCTTCACCCGGAACGGCACCGATATTTCCGGCGATGACATCGCAAGCGACGGCGAAGGCGGATCAAATCCGATCAGCGACATTGATATCCAAATTTTCCTCATCTCGGACACAAACGGCACCCTGGACACTCCTCTCAGTTGGCATGACAACACGTTTCTAGGAAGCACCGATGCCAGCTTCACCGGGTTGACCAACGATACCAACGCTGGGTCTAAGGGCTTCGCCATCAAATCCGCTGACGGCAGTGAGTTTAGACTCACCTCCTTTGACTACTATAACTGGGGAGACACGGAATCGACGACGATCTCCGTCATTGGCTACCGCGACGGCACACAGGTCGCCGCCACTTCGTTCGAAGGCTATGACCCCAGCTACAGTCCGCAGACGGTCACCCTCGACAGCACCTTCAGCAACGTCGACGAGGTCAGACTCTTTATTTCTGCCGGCGGCTACATCGGAGACCAGTCGGCCAGCCATCATTCTATCAATGATCTAGTGCTGGGCTCTCCAGTCGCCAACACCGCCCCGACGGACATCGCGCTGAATAGCACTACGGTCAACCAATCCGGCGGCACCAACGCCACGGTCGGCACCCTCTCCACGACCGACTCTGACAGCGGCGACAGCCACATCTACACATTGGTCGCCGGCACGGGCGACACGGACAACGCGTCCTTCAACATCAGTGGCACAAGCCTTCGCGCCAACAACGCCGCAGCCCTCTCCGCCGGTGCCTACTCGGTGCGCATCAACACCAACGACGGCACCGACAATTACGCCGAAGCCTTCTCCATCACCGTGGTCGACGACGTGGCCCCAGCCGCTCCCTCCACGCCCGATCTCGCCGCGGGCTCCGACAACGGCACCTCCAACACCGACAACATTACCACCGGCACCCAACCCACCTTCAACGGCACCGCCGAAGCCGGCGCCACCGTCACGCTCTACGACACCGATGGCACCACCGTGATTGGCACGGGCACCGCCACCGGCGGCAACTGGTCGATCCAGACTTCCGTCCTGAGCGAAGGTGACCACACCGTCACGGCCAAAGCCACCGACGCGGCCAACAACACCTCAAGCGCGTCCACCGGCCTGACCATCACCTTGGACAACACCGGCCCGGTCATCACCAGTTCGATCACGCCTACCCTCAACTACGGCACCGCTTCGACCTACACCCTCACCGCCAGCGGTGGCCCGGTCAGCTTTGTCGCCCCCACTGGCCTGCCCGCCGGCCTCTCGCTCAACCCCACCACCGGCGCCGTCACCGGCACCCCCACCGCCGTCGCCACCGCGACCGGTTATCCGGTGCTGGTCAGCGACACCGCCGGTAATACCACCGGTGGCTTTCTCTCCATCACGATCGCCCCGAAGCCGGTCACCCTCATCGGCATGGGCATCGCCTCCAAGGTCTACGACGGCAATACCGCCACTACCTACAACAGCACGCCGCTACTCGATGGCGCTCTGCTGAGTGACACCGTCGACTTTGACGAAAGCGGCGCGACCTTCACCTTCGCCTCAGCCGATGTGGGCACCGACATTCCCGTCACCGTTGCCGGCTTCACCCTCACCGGTGCCGACGCCGCCAACTACAGCCTCACCCAGCCGTCCGGCTTCACCGCCAACATCACCGCCAAAGCGCTGACCATCACCGGCGTCACCGCCACCGGCAAAATCTACGACGGCACCACCGACGCCACTTTGGACACCAGCTCGGCGGCCCTGGTCGGTGTGGTCAGCTCCGAGGACGTCAACCTCTACCCCAACGCCGCCACCGGCACCTTTGCCTCGGCCAATGTCGGCAACGGCATCGCCGTCACCGCCGCCAACTTCCAGTTGGCCGGCACCGCCATTGGCAACTACACCCTCACCCAACCCACCGGCCTCACCGCCAACATCACGGCCGCCCCGATCACCATCGCCGACGCCAGCGCCAACCCCAAGGCCTACGACGGCACCGCCGATGCCACCTTGGACCTGAGCGCGGTCACCCTCACCGGCAAGATCGGCAGCGATGACCTCTCGCTCAACACCGCGAGCCTCACCGCGAGCTTCCCCAGCGCCGACATCGGCGACGACCTCGCGGTCACGGTCTCCGGCTTGGCCTTGGACGGCACCGCCGCGGGTAACTACTCGCTCAGTCAACCCACCGGTCTCACCGCCAGTATCACTCCGGCGCCACTGTCCATCACCGGCATCACCGTCGACTCCAAGACCTACGACGCCACCACCGACGCCACCCTCACCGGCACCGCCGCGCTAAGTGGCATCGTCGGCTCCGAGGACGTCACCCTCGACGCGACCGCCGCGACCGCCAGCTTCACCACCAAGACCGTTGGTTCGGCCAAGGCCACCGCAGTTTCTGGTTACACCCTCACCGGAACCGACGCCGGCAACTACACCCTCACCCAGCCTTCTGGTCTCACTGCCGACATCACCGCAGCCGGTCTCACCGTCACCGGTGCCCTGGCTGAGAACAAGGTCTACGACACGACCACCGATGCCACCCTCGACCTCACCGGCGCCAGCTTGGTCGGCATCATCGGCTCCGACTCCGTCGGTCTGGAAACCTCCGGTCTGGCCGCCAGCTTCGGTGACAAGACCGTCGACACCGCCAAGGCTGTCACGGTCACCGGTCTTGCTCTCAGCAGCACCGACGCCGGCAACTACACCCTCACCCAGCCGACCGGCCTCACCGCCGACATCAACCCGGCCACCCTCACCGTCACGGGGGTCACCGCCGGCCACAAAACCTACGACGGCTCGGCCATCGCCGCCCTGTCCACTGGCAGCGCCGCCCTCCAGGGTATCCTGTCCTCGGATACGGTGGACCTCGACACCAGCGCCGCCGCCGGTGCCTTCGTCGACCCCAACGTGGGCGCGGGCATCACCGTCAACGTCTCCGGCCTCGCGTTGTCCAATACCGACGCCGACAACTACACGCTGACCCAACCCACCACCGCCGCCGACATCACCCCGGCACCACTCACCGTCACCGGCGTCACCGCCGTGGATAAAACCTACGACGGTTCCACCGATGCCACCCTCGGCGGTTCCGCCGTCCTCGTCGGCATCATCGGTTCGGATACGGTGAATCCCGTCACCACTGGCGCAGCCGGCACCTTTGCCAACGCCAACGTCGGCACCGGCAAAACCGTGACGGTCACCGGCATCACCCTCTCGGGCAGCCAGGCCGGTAACTACGCGGTGGTCCAACCCACCACCACGGCCGACATCACTGCCGCCCCGCTGACCGTCACCGGTGTCACCGCCACCACCAAAACCTACGACGGTTCCACCGACGCCACCCTCGATACCGGATCGGCCGCTCTCGACGGCGCCGTCTCCGGAGACGACGTCGGCCTGGACACCAGCGCGGCCACCGGCGCCTTCGCCGATGCCAACATCGGCACCGCCAAGTCGGTCACCGTCTCCGGTATCACCCTCACCGGCACCACTGCCACGAATTACGCCCTCACCCAGCCCACGCCCACCGCCGACATCACCGCGGCCGAGCTCACGGTCACCGGCGTCACCGCGGCCAATAAAGTCTACGACGGCAACAACACTGCCACCCTCGACACCGACTCCGCCGCCTTGGTGGGTGTGGTCGGCAGCGAGGATGTGACGCTCGATAAGACCGCCGCGGCCGGCGCCTTCGCCGACGCCAACGTAGCCACCGGTAAAGATGTCACCGTCAGCGGTCTCGCCCTCGCGGGCACCGCCACCGGCAACTACACCCTCACCCAGCCGGCCACCACGGCCGACATCACCGCTGCTGAACTGGGCCTCACCGGACTGGTCGCCGAAGACAAAGTCTACGACGCCACCACCGCTGCGACGATCGACTACAGCGCCTTGGGTTACACCGGCATCGTCGGCTCCGACGACGTGAGCCTCGACCAAGTCAGCGTCACCGCGACCTTTGCCGACAAAGCGGTCGGCACCGCCAAGGCTGTCACGCTCTCCGGCTCGACCCTCACCGGTGCGGCCGCCGGCAACTACAGCCTCACGGTGCCCACCGGGCTCATCGCCGACATCACCGCCGCCGAGCTCACTCTGCCGGGCCTGGCCATCACCACCAAAGCCTACGACGGCTCCACCGCCGCCACCCTCGACAGCTCCGGTGGCACGCTCACCGGTATCCAAGGCTCCGATACAGTTACGGCCGACTACACGGGCGTCACCGTCAGCTACGACACCGCCGATGTCGGCACCGGCAAGCCGATCACCCTGTCAGGGCTAGCCCTCAGCGGCACCGACGCGACCAACTACACCCTCACCGACCCGGTCCTCACCGGTGACATCACCGCGGTGCTGGTCACCGTCTCGGCCGATGCCATCAGCCGCGTCTACGGCGATGAAAACCCCGCGCTGACCTTCAGCTACGCGGGCTTCGTCAACGGCGAGGACGAGGCCGTCGTCACCGGCACCCCGGTGCTCACCACCGATGCCACGCGAACCAGCGCGATCGGCGACTACACGGTCTCGGTCGATGTGGCCGGCCTCTCGGCCACCAACTATGCCTTCGCCGGCCAAAACGCCGCCTTCACCATCACCCCGGGTTACCACTTCGGTGACACCGATCGCGACTACCACATCTCGCTCTCCGAGCTTTTGCGCATGGTAGAACTCTACAACACCCGCGAGGGCACGCGCCGCACCGGCGAATATCGTTCCAACGACGAGACGGTCGACAGATATGAACCGGGGCCGGGCACGCGCATATTGCCTCACACCGCCGACTCCAATGACGACGGTCAGCTCAGCCTGCTCGAGCTCACCCGCATCATCGAGCTCTACAACAGCCGTGTCGGTTCCACTCGCACCGGCGAATACCACTACAACCCGAACACCGAGGACGGCTTCGCCCCCGGCCCGGCCATGGTCCCCTGA
- a CDS encoding 7TM-DISM domain-containing protein, with protein sequence MPLLGFCRRCAPFVWFVFFWSLLPVAGQAQTPALDLTTAADGVLLGPHSEVLIDVEGQLSLEDVRSPEQRVRFEPVAKRLLSRGFTNAVYWIRFSLSNPGGVRTEWLLDYPFSTMDQIDFFQPQRDGSYTVQRVGDVLPLSDRPIAHPHFVFPVEVPSGTERTFYLRVQSHGGAMVVPLVLYQPAGFLQGIQSEHALWGITYGLLGILAAYGIFQAIVLREMGHLHYTLMVLSAIMGYLMVSGWGNYYLWGNWSYPVNNELPRVWLLASLFLLQAFRAVLDSRQALPRMDRVLRWGTYALAGGVLVSWLFPYGVQIQASLLCLVLALTVGVTASVLRTRQGYEPARYALMGGGAMLLSALFNNIRLAYGEAPINGLDFYSLAGGWAEALFFSFGFTSRYKVLRLEKERIQAEKLEIQDTLVGELQRASQLKDDFLANTSHELRTPLHGIIGLCQTMEDDAAPLSSAEQRRNLDLIITSAQRLSHLVGDILDFSRMKNQDLRLNQRDFDLRGPIRLACRLTETAIGVKPVVLRSELPAAPMMVHADEDRVQQVLFNLVGNAIKFTHQGSVTVSATAEGTQIRIRVSDTGIGIAPDKQAEVFQPFVQADGSISRNYGGTGLGLAISQQLVRLHGSQLTLESEHGRGSTFAFTLPVAQGQVPAAAVAVSPPPLLIVGRGEAAPSISTSPFSVEAAAGAEESALILVVDDEPLNIELLRSQLQRERYRVVSAMDGIQALEVLETERPDLVLLDLMMPRMDGYETCQRIRESHTSAELPVIILTAKGQMEDLVRGLRAGANDYLSKPFYREELLARIKSQLAQLRATGVLRENERLAERVQHFRQTEDVLKASEHRLLQILERSKEASLVVDGQGTITYASPALAETLGYAVDALEGMSWRELSESGDAADWPPPERGTDADVAQAVTLRTGAGESWSGQMWRAELDLGEEAWLFSFRARTDREHETVTPPRSLEWMKSVEVHRARLRRLSEVFQELPAALMDKRPEVLQELESLEGAMAKLSQQLEPEGAPADFPALIVRVMTDAIGCWEADTGKSAIELAEASGIWAVNIDDGRLRARSLERYLDVERLPQRPRWRNVIKTAHYVLSCSKRPSAASERLNASLEQLLQAAHRRNLMPPVNPV encoded by the coding sequence ATGCCCCTCCTCGGATTTTGTCGGCGATGCGCGCCGTTTGTTTGGTTTGTATTCTTTTGGTCGCTCTTGCCGGTCGCCGGACAGGCCCAAACTCCAGCGCTGGATTTAACCACGGCCGCCGATGGGGTTTTGCTGGGGCCGCATAGTGAGGTGCTGATCGATGTCGAGGGTCAGCTGAGCCTGGAAGACGTCAGGTCGCCCGAGCAGCGGGTGCGCTTTGAGCCCGTGGCGAAGCGTCTGCTGAGTCGGGGGTTCACGAATGCGGTTTATTGGATTCGGTTCAGTCTTTCGAACCCGGGCGGAGTGCGGACGGAGTGGCTGCTGGATTATCCGTTTTCGACCATGGACCAGATCGATTTCTTCCAGCCGCAGCGCGACGGAAGTTATACGGTGCAGCGGGTGGGGGATGTGTTGCCGCTGTCGGACCGGCCGATAGCGCATCCGCATTTTGTGTTCCCGGTGGAGGTGCCGTCGGGGACCGAGCGGACCTTCTACCTGCGGGTGCAGTCCCACGGTGGGGCGATGGTGGTGCCGCTGGTGCTGTATCAACCGGCGGGATTTCTCCAAGGCATTCAATCGGAGCACGCGTTGTGGGGGATCACCTACGGGCTGCTCGGGATCCTGGCGGCTTACGGTATTTTTCAAGCGATCGTCCTGCGCGAGATGGGGCACCTCCATTACACCTTGATGGTGCTCTCGGCGATCATGGGTTACCTGATGGTGAGTGGCTGGGGGAACTACTATCTGTGGGGGAATTGGTCCTATCCGGTGAACAACGAGCTGCCGCGGGTGTGGTTGTTGGCGAGTCTGTTTCTGCTCCAGGCTTTTCGGGCCGTGCTCGATTCACGGCAAGCTCTGCCGCGTATGGACCGGGTGCTGCGCTGGGGCACCTATGCCTTGGCGGGCGGCGTGTTGGTGTCGTGGCTATTCCCCTACGGGGTGCAGATCCAAGCGAGTTTGCTATGCTTGGTGCTGGCGTTGACCGTCGGGGTGACCGCGTCGGTGCTGCGGACGCGGCAGGGCTATGAACCGGCGCGGTATGCGTTGATGGGCGGTGGGGCGATGCTACTGAGTGCGTTGTTCAACAACATCCGCCTTGCCTACGGCGAGGCCCCGATCAACGGACTCGATTTCTATTCGCTGGCGGGCGGATGGGCCGAAGCACTGTTTTTCTCTTTTGGTTTCACCAGTCGTTACAAGGTGCTGCGCTTGGAGAAGGAACGCATCCAGGCGGAGAAGCTGGAGATTCAGGATACCTTGGTGGGAGAGCTCCAGCGGGCGTCGCAGCTGAAGGATGATTTTCTGGCCAATACCTCGCACGAACTGCGCACACCGCTGCATGGAATCATCGGGCTGTGCCAAACGATGGAAGACGATGCGGCGCCGCTGAGTTCGGCCGAACAGCGGCGTAACCTCGATCTCATCATCACGAGCGCGCAACGGCTGTCTCATCTGGTGGGCGACATCCTCGACTTTTCGCGGATGAAGAATCAGGACCTGCGTCTGAATCAGCGGGACTTCGATTTGCGGGGCCCGATCCGTCTGGCCTGTCGGCTCACGGAAACGGCCATCGGGGTGAAACCCGTCGTGCTGCGGAGCGAGCTGCCGGCGGCTCCGATGATGGTGCACGCCGACGAAGATCGTGTTCAGCAGGTGCTCTTCAACTTGGTCGGAAACGCGATCAAGTTCACCCATCAAGGCTCCGTCACGGTATCAGCCACAGCGGAGGGAACCCAAATCCGCATCCGAGTGAGTGATACGGGTATCGGAATCGCGCCCGACAAGCAGGCGGAGGTTTTCCAGCCGTTTGTGCAGGCCGACGGGTCGATCTCCCGCAACTATGGCGGCACGGGGTTGGGGCTCGCGATCAGTCAGCAGCTGGTGCGATTGCACGGCAGCCAACTCACGTTGGAAAGCGAACATGGTCGCGGGTCGACTTTCGCGTTCACTCTGCCCGTGGCGCAGGGACAGGTCCCAGCGGCCGCGGTGGCGGTCAGTCCGCCGCCGTTGTTGATCGTGGGGCGGGGAGAGGCTGCGCCTTCGATCAGCACGTCGCCTTTTTCGGTGGAGGCGGCGGCCGGGGCGGAGGAAAGCGCGTTGATTTTGGTGGTCGACGATGAGCCGCTGAATATCGAGTTGCTGCGCAGCCAGCTGCAGCGGGAGCGTTACCGGGTCGTCTCGGCCATGGATGGAATCCAGGCGCTGGAGGTGCTCGAGACCGAGCGACCGGATTTGGTGCTGTTGGATTTGATGATGCCGCGGATGGATGGCTACGAAACGTGTCAGCGTATCCGGGAGTCCCATACGTCGGCGGAATTGCCGGTCATCATCCTGACGGCGAAGGGGCAGATGGAGGACCTGGTGCGGGGCTTGCGGGCCGGGGCAAACGACTACCTGAGCAAACCGTTCTATCGCGAAGAGTTGTTGGCGCGCATCAAGAGCCAGTTGGCGCAACTGCGGGCGACCGGGGTGCTGCGGGAGAACGAGCGGCTGGCCGAACGCGTGCAGCACTTCCGCCAAACGGAAGACGTGCTGAAAGCCTCGGAACATCGCTTGCTGCAAATTCTGGAGCGGTCCAAGGAGGCCTCGCTGGTGGTGGATGGGCAGGGCACGATCACCTACGCCAGTCCGGCGCTGGCGGAGACCCTGGGTTACGCGGTGGACGCCTTGGAGGGCATGTCGTGGCGCGAGCTGAGCGAATCGGGGGACGCAGCCGATTGGCCCCCGCCCGAGCGCGGGACTGACGCGGACGTTGCGCAGGCGGTCACGCTGCGGACCGGGGCAGGCGAGTCATGGTCCGGGCAAATGTGGCGCGCCGAGTTGGACTTGGGCGAGGAAGCGTGGCTGTTCAGTTTTAGGGCGCGGACCGACCGCGAGCACGAAACGGTGACTCCGCCGCGTTCGCTGGAATGGATGAAGTCGGTCGAGGTCCACCGGGCTCGGCTACGTCGGCTCTCGGAGGTATTCCAAGAACTCCCCGCGGCGCTGATGGATAAGCGTCCGGAGGTGTTGCAGGAGCTGGAGTCACTCGAAGGCGCGATGGCGAAGCTGAGTCAGCAGTTGGAGCCGGAGGGCGCCCCGGCTGATTTCCCGGCGCTGATCGTGCGGGTGATGACGGATGCGATCGGATGTTGGGAAGCGGACACCGGCAAGTCGGCCATCGAGTTGGCCGAGGCCAGTGGCATCTGGGCGGTCAACATTGATGACGGACGCCTGCGGGCGCGCTCGCTCGAGCGCTACCTCGATGTGGAGCGGCTGCCGCAGCGACCGCGGTGGCGCAACGTGATCAAGACCGCTCACTATGTGCTCAGCTGTTCGAAACGCCCCTCGGCAGCGAGCGAGCGTTTGAACGCGTCCTTGGAGCAACTCCTTCAGGCGGCCCACCGACGAAACCTCATGCCGCCGGTCAACCCGGTATAG